Proteins from a single region of Sphaerochaeta globosa str. Buddy:
- a CDS encoding nucleotidyltransferase family protein translates to MICLILAAGYATRLYPLTENFPKPLLSVQGRTVLDWLLSDVDGMEEIEKHVVVSNHKFFDHFSSWKENSSLTHSIVVLDDGSTDNSNRLGAVRDILFAIDELDLDEDLLVLAGDNLLDFSLSGFVSFFREKQATCIMRHYEPSLAALQRTGVATIDSTDKVLVMEEKPKEPKSNWAVPPFYVYKREDLPLIRKAIESGCNTDAPGSFIAWLCNQTSVYAYPMPGKRWDIGNLESYEQVKREFDGSYLDTQ, encoded by the coding sequence ATGATCTGCCTCATCCTTGCCGCCGGCTATGCAACCCGGCTCTATCCCCTGACCGAGAACTTTCCCAAACCCTTGTTGTCAGTACAGGGAAGGACCGTTCTTGACTGGCTTCTCTCTGATGTTGATGGCATGGAAGAGATAGAGAAGCATGTAGTTGTTTCCAACCACAAGTTCTTCGATCACTTCTCTTCCTGGAAAGAGAATTCATCCCTTACCCATTCTATTGTCGTTCTCGATGATGGATCAACTGACAACTCCAACAGGCTCGGTGCGGTGAGGGACATCCTCTTTGCCATAGACGAGCTGGACCTCGACGAGGACCTGCTCGTCCTGGCAGGGGACAACCTCCTGGACTTCTCCCTCTCCGGTTTTGTCTCCTTCTTTAGGGAGAAGCAGGCCACCTGCATCATGCGCCACTATGAACCTTCCCTTGCAGCCTTGCAAAGGACAGGGGTGGCAACCATTGACTCAACGGACAAAGTATTGGTAATGGAAGAGAAACCCAAGGAGCCCAAGAGCAACTGGGCAGTCCCTCCTTTCTATGTCTACAAGAGGGAGGACCTTCCCCTCATACGCAAGGCCATAGAGTCAGGCTGCAATACCGATGCCCCCGGCTCCTTCATAGCATGGCTGTGCAACCAGACTTCAGTGTATGCCTATCCCATGCCTGGAAAGCGCTGGGACATAGGAAACCTGGAAAGCTATGAGCAGGTCAAGCGGGAGTTTGACGGCTCGTATCTAGATACACAATAA
- a CDS encoding acyltransferase encodes MRELLKWFYMIFFHPILLLDNPRKSLLVRRHSDIRYHKKIVFGQNNRLGEHLRINFYNSNARLVFGNNVYIGNRNSFLLGGSISIGNNTILASDILITSQNHGMDPEHELPYSKQNLTCSEVRIGEGCWIGEKVIILPGRSIGDKSIVAAGSVITKDIPPYTVVAGNPAIIKKRYDFEKHEWVRI; translated from the coding sequence ATGAGAGAGTTACTTAAATGGTTTTACATGATCTTTTTTCACCCAATACTACTTCTGGATAATCCTAGAAAGTCATTATTGGTAAGAAGACACTCAGATATAAGATATCATAAGAAAATTGTATTTGGCCAAAATAATAGACTTGGTGAACATTTAAGGATTAATTTTTACAATTCCAATGCGAGATTGGTTTTTGGCAATAATGTTTATATAGGAAATCGGAATTCGTTTCTGCTGGGAGGATCAATCTCAATTGGAAATAATACGATTCTAGCTTCAGATATTCTGATTACTTCTCAGAATCATGGAATGGATCCTGAACATGAATTGCCTTATAGCAAACAAAATCTGACATGTTCTGAGGTAAGAATTGGTGAAGGGTGCTGGATAGGTGAGAAAGTTATCATACTACCGGGGAGATCTATCGGCGATAAGTCAATTGTTGCAGCAGGAAGTGTTATTACAAAAGATATTCCTCCATATACAGTCGTTGCTGGTAATCCTGCAATAATTAAGAAAAGATATGACTTTGAGAAACACGAATGGGTTCGCATATAA
- the rfbD gene encoding dTDP-4-dehydrorhamnose reductase, translated as MTILITGAKGQLGNELCRILGEGVSERGELPLFYERSRIVAVDVDELDITTSDAVDSFFALHKPNLVFNCAAMTNVDGCEGNEDAAYLVNAVGPKNLAVACERHGARLMHISTDYVFDGLGTRPYVETDEPAPNTAYGRSKLAGERFVLASCRNSCICRTAWLYGYIGNNFVKTLLRLAREKGSLTVVDDQVGNPTSAVDLAWQLALLAASQETGIFHCTCNGEAVSWNAFAKRIMEKAGLAVEVKACTTAQFPRPAKRPAYSALENRHLRETIGDSMRDWKEALDSFLVNYLEQERRQ; from the coding sequence ATGACGATTCTGATAACAGGAGCCAAGGGCCAGCTCGGCAACGAGCTCTGCAGGATATTGGGGGAAGGTGTCTCCGAGAGGGGGGAACTTCCTCTTTTTTATGAGCGAAGCAGGATTGTTGCCGTCGACGTCGACGAGCTGGACATCACCACATCCGATGCGGTTGACTCCTTCTTCGCCCTGCACAAACCTAATCTCGTCTTCAACTGTGCCGCCATGACCAACGTGGACGGCTGCGAAGGCAACGAGGATGCGGCATATCTTGTCAATGCCGTCGGGCCCAAAAACCTTGCCGTTGCCTGCGAAAGGCATGGGGCGCGTCTGATGCACATCTCCACCGACTACGTATTCGACGGCCTTGGCACAAGACCCTACGTGGAGACCGACGAGCCGGCGCCCAACACCGCCTACGGGCGGAGCAAGCTGGCAGGCGAGCGGTTCGTGCTTGCCTCCTGCAGGAACAGCTGCATCTGCCGCACCGCATGGCTGTACGGCTATATAGGCAACAACTTTGTCAAGACTCTGCTTCGGCTTGCCAGGGAGAAAGGATCGCTGACGGTGGTGGACGACCAGGTGGGCAACCCTACCAGCGCCGTGGACCTCGCCTGGCAGCTGGCGCTGCTTGCGGCATCGCAAGAGACCGGCATCTTCCACTGCACCTGCAATGGTGAGGCGGTGAGCTGGAATGCGTTTGCCAAAAGGATCATGGAGAAGGCGGGACTTGCCGTGGAGGTGAAGGCCTGCACCACAGCCCAGTTCCCCCGGCCTGCAAAACGACCTGCATATTCGGCACTTGAGAACAGACATCTCAGGGAAACGATAGGGGACAGTATGCGTGATTGGAAGGAGGCTTTGGACAGCTTCCTTGTGAACTACCTAGAACAGGAGAGAAGGCAATGA
- a CDS encoding NAD-dependent epimerase/dehydratase family protein translates to MKILVTGANGYIGQGVVKELLDSGSDVIAADLCLDNIDSRATKLNINIFSPNVSYVNLGSPEAVLHLAWRNGFVHNAASHIEDLPLHYSFIKKMIDGGVKQLAVMGTMHEIGFFEGSINENTPTNPQSLYGISKDALRKMTVLMCSQEKIIYQWIRAYYIVGNSEFGSSIFSKITKAEKEGEEEFPFTMGQNQWDFIDYGEFCKQIVAIVSQNKVNGIINACSGYPEKLGTRVQQFIVDNGYNIKLKYGAFPERPYDSKAVWGDNGKILQILKAF, encoded by the coding sequence ATGAAGATATTGGTTACAGGTGCAAATGGTTATATTGGGCAAGGCGTCGTCAAGGAGCTTCTAGATAGTGGAAGTGATGTGATTGCTGCAGATTTATGTCTAGATAATATTGATTCACGTGCAACAAAACTAAATATTAATATTTTTAGTCCTAATGTTTCCTATGTGAACCTAGGGTCTCCTGAAGCAGTTCTTCATCTTGCTTGGCGCAACGGTTTTGTTCACAACGCAGCCTCTCATATTGAAGATCTTCCCCTTCATTATTCATTTATAAAAAAAATGATTGACGGTGGAGTAAAGCAACTTGCTGTTATGGGGACTATGCATGAGATAGGTTTTTTTGAGGGTAGTATTAATGAGAACACTCCGACCAATCCACAGAGCCTATATGGAATATCCAAAGATGCATTGAGGAAGATGACAGTTTTGATGTGTAGCCAAGAAAAAATTATTTATCAGTGGATTAGGGCCTATTACATTGTCGGTAACAGTGAATTTGGAAGCTCTATTTTCTCAAAAATCACTAAGGCAGAAAAGGAAGGGGAAGAAGAATTCCCGTTTACGATGGGGCAAAACCAGTGGGATTTTATTGACTACGGAGAGTTTTGCAAACAGATTGTAGCAATTGTCTCTCAGAATAAAGTAAATGGAATCATTAATGCTTGTTCTGGATATCCTGAAAAACTTGGTACTAGAGTTCAGCAATTTATTGTAGATAATGGATATAATATTAAATTGAAGTATGGAGCTTTTCCTGAAAGGCCTTATGATTCCAAGGCGGTTTGGGGCGATAATGGTAAAATATTGCAAATATTGAAAGCTTTTTGA
- a CDS encoding glycosyltransferase, translating into MSSQYRISVALTTFNGSQYIYEQLFSLLNQTRQPDEVVICDDCSIDNTVEKVNLFIQEHSLFDRWTCYINVKNLGYVENFLGCAQKCTGDIIFFSDQDDVWVHDKVEIIEKVYLEHNPSAVVSTYSMINSEGGKYITLYSLYKNFPSLIKLRKVSLPTYLRLLGSSGKALSFRSEMLEEIMQKVHAYNLTYDTPIGAIALFHDGFYLLHKPLVKFRVHASNTSAPSTKLSHRTTDVGHLITSIQHILKMHSFVYKEYGDRLSESRISFLRKSISMQEKNLVALQQGKINKAFIHNNLTLNPLTNKIFALVLILYGIRNLRNC; encoded by the coding sequence ATGAGTTCTCAATACAGAATTTCTGTTGCTTTAACAACATTTAATGGTTCTCAGTATATTTATGAACAACTTTTCTCTTTACTTAATCAAACCAGACAACCTGATGAAGTAGTTATTTGTGACGATTGTTCTATCGATAATACAGTAGAAAAAGTAAATCTGTTTATTCAAGAGCATTCCCTTTTTGATAGATGGACTTGCTATATCAATGTGAAGAATCTTGGATATGTTGAGAACTTTCTTGGATGTGCTCAGAAATGCACAGGTGATATAATTTTTTTTAGTGATCAGGATGATGTGTGGGTACATGACAAGGTTGAGATAATTGAAAAAGTGTATCTAGAGCATAATCCATCCGCTGTTGTATCAACCTATAGCATGATCAATTCGGAAGGGGGAAAGTATATAACGCTCTATTCATTATATAAAAACTTTCCTAGTTTGATAAAGCTGAGAAAAGTAAGCCTACCAACCTATCTGCGTCTACTTGGTAGCTCAGGAAAAGCTTTAAGCTTTAGGAGTGAAATGCTTGAGGAGATAATGCAAAAAGTGCATGCATACAATCTAACATATGATACTCCTATTGGAGCTATTGCATTATTTCATGATGGATTTTATCTTCTACACAAGCCACTAGTGAAATTCAGAGTGCATGCTTCAAATACCTCTGCTCCTTCAACCAAGCTTTCACATCGTACTACAGATGTTGGTCATCTTATTACAAGTATTCAACATATTCTAAAAATGCATAGTTTTGTGTACAAAGAGTATGGAGACAGACTTTCTGAGTCAAGAATCAGTTTTCTAAGGAAATCAATTTCCATGCAAGAAAAGAACTTGGTGGCTTTACAACAGGGGAAGATTAATAAGGCATTTATTCATAATAATCTCACACTGAATCCACTTACAAATAAAATATTTGCCTTGGTGCTTATATTGTATGGTATAAGGAATTTGAGAAACTGTTAG
- the rfbC gene encoding dTDP-4-dehydrorhamnose 3,5-epimerase has protein sequence MGQFTFTKTDIEGVFVIEPRVFGDERGYFMETYNKADFHKAGINNEFVQDNQSKSRKGVLRGLHFQKQYPQAKLVRVTKGEVYDVAVDLRKDSPTYGKYVGVHLSAEKKNQFFIPRGFAHGFLVLSDEAEFTYKCDEFYHPEDEGSIRWDDPIIGIQWPEIGILFSLSEKDKALGIFLEN, from the coding sequence GTGGGACAATTCACATTCACCAAGACGGATATTGAAGGGGTGTTCGTCATCGAGCCGAGGGTGTTCGGTGATGAGAGGGGCTACTTCATGGAGACCTACAACAAGGCAGATTTCCACAAGGCCGGCATAAATAACGAATTCGTACAAGACAACCAGAGCAAGTCCAGAAAAGGAGTATTGCGAGGCTTGCACTTCCAGAAGCAGTATCCGCAGGCCAAGCTTGTGAGGGTGACCAAGGGCGAGGTGTACGATGTGGCCGTCGACCTGAGGAAGGACAGCCCCACCTATGGGAAGTATGTGGGGGTGCATCTCTCTGCCGAGAAGAAGAACCAGTTCTTCATCCCCCGGGGCTTCGCCCATGGATTCCTGGTGCTCTCGGATGAGGCCGAGTTCACCTACAAGTGCGACGAGTTCTACCACCCTGAGGACGAGGGCAGCATCAGGTGGGATGACCCGATTATTGGGATTCAGTGGCCCGAGATTGGGATTCTTTTTTCATTGAGTGAAAAGGATAAAGCATTGGGTATTTTTCTTGAAAATTGA
- the rfbA gene encoding glucose-1-phosphate thymidylyltransferase RfbA: MKGIILAGGAGTRLYPLTMVTSKQLLPIYDKPMIYYPLSTLMLAGIKDILIISTPDDTPRFEHLLGDGSQFGIHLSYKVQPSPDGLAQAFLLGEEFIGSDTCAMVLGDNIFYGNGFTPLLRKAVSDAEQGKATVFGYYVLDPERFGVVEFDESGNVVSVEEKPKQPKSNYAITGLYFYDNRVVQLAKQVKPSARGELEITDLNRLYLEAGDLKVQLLGRGFAWLDTGTMDSLVDAADFVRMIEKRQGIKISAPEEISFRNGWISREKLLESASRYGKSPYGEHLKRVAEGRIQY, encoded by the coding sequence ATGAAAGGAATCATCCTCGCCGGCGGAGCCGGCACCCGTCTTTATCCGTTGACCATGGTCACCAGCAAGCAATTGCTTCCCATCTATGACAAGCCGATGATCTATTATCCCCTGTCCACCCTGATGCTTGCCGGCATCAAGGACATTCTGATCATCTCTACTCCCGATGACACCCCTAGGTTTGAGCATCTGTTGGGTGACGGCAGCCAGTTCGGGATTCATCTCTCGTACAAGGTCCAGCCCTCTCCCGATGGCCTTGCCCAGGCGTTTCTGTTGGGTGAGGAGTTCATCGGCTCCGATACCTGTGCCATGGTGCTGGGTGACAACATTTTCTACGGCAACGGGTTTACCCCCTTGCTTAGGAAGGCTGTCTCCGATGCCGAGCAGGGAAAGGCCACCGTGTTCGGCTACTATGTTCTGGATCCCGAGCGTTTCGGGGTGGTTGAGTTTGATGAATCCGGCAATGTGGTCTCGGTTGAGGAAAAGCCCAAGCAGCCGAAGAGCAACTACGCCATCACCGGCCTGTATTTCTACGACAACCGGGTGGTCCAGCTTGCCAAGCAGGTCAAGCCCTCCGCCCGCGGCGAGCTTGAGATCACCGACCTGAACAGGCTGTACCTGGAAGCCGGGGACCTGAAGGTACAGCTGCTTGGTCGTGGTTTCGCTTGGCTGGATACCGGTACGATGGACAGCCTGGTGGATGCAGCAGACTTCGTGCGCATGATCGAGAAGCGGCAGGGCATAAAGATTTCCGCCCCCGAGGAGATATCATTCCGTAATGGATGGATATCCCGGGAGAAGTTGCTGGAGAGTGCCTCCCGTTATGGCAAGAGTCCCTACGGGGAACACCTGAAAAGGGTTGCCGAAGGAAGG
- a CDS encoding galactokinase family protein, with translation MPQTLEKLFKSLYPWAESSDIHTSYAPYRVCPLGAHIDHQYGIITGFALDKGVTLRFLLSTDGAVNLDSLNFPEHVSFDLGNIGEKQGNWGDYAKGAAFALSQKYQLRNGIKGVVRGTLPVGGLSSSAAVVLCYLNALCLANSISLTPSELIKTALFAENGYVGINVGKLDQSCEVLCKKQHLLALDTKDDSYTLIPAPDTLGSFEIAIFYSGVSRVLGSGYNTRVDEAKSAAYNLKALSGMEYGLYKDTRLRDVPPQVYEEYRDRLPEVFAKRAQHYYTEMDRVEKGIEAWKRGDLKEFGKLVFASGYSSIHAWETGSAELRAIYEITEHVQGIYGCRFSGAGFKGCCMALIDPACKKEIEEQVTREYLEQFPQYKGLFSVHFCNADDGVRVE, from the coding sequence ATGCCGCAGACACTGGAAAAACTCTTCAAATCACTCTATCCCTGGGCTGAAAGCTCGGATATCCATACCTCCTATGCACCCTACCGTGTGTGTCCCTTGGGAGCCCATATCGATCACCAATACGGCATCATCACCGGCTTTGCCCTGGACAAGGGAGTAACCCTTCGGTTCCTGCTTTCTACCGATGGGGCGGTCAACCTCGACAGTTTGAACTTCCCCGAGCATGTTTCCTTCGATCTGGGAAACATCGGGGAGAAGCAGGGCAACTGGGGAGACTATGCAAAGGGGGCAGCCTTTGCATTGTCTCAGAAGTACCAGCTGCGCAATGGCATCAAGGGAGTGGTGAGGGGAACCCTCCCGGTGGGAGGCCTCTCCTCTTCTGCTGCCGTGGTGTTGTGTTACCTCAATGCCCTTTGCCTTGCAAACAGTATTTCCCTGACTCCCTCCGAGCTGATCAAGACAGCCCTGTTCGCAGAGAATGGGTATGTAGGAATCAATGTGGGGAAGCTCGACCAGTCGTGCGAGGTGCTCTGCAAGAAGCAGCACCTCCTCGCCCTTGATACCAAGGATGATTCCTACACACTCATTCCTGCTCCTGATACCCTCGGCAGCTTTGAGATAGCGATATTCTACTCCGGAGTCTCCAGGGTACTGGGCAGTGGATACAACACCAGGGTGGATGAGGCAAAGAGTGCTGCATACAACCTGAAGGCTCTTTCGGGTATGGAGTATGGTTTGTACAAGGATACCAGGCTCAGGGATGTACCGCCTCAGGTGTATGAAGAGTACAGGGACAGGCTTCCTGAGGTATTTGCCAAGAGAGCCCAGCACTACTATACGGAGATGGACAGGGTAGAGAAGGGTATAGAGGCATGGAAGAGGGGAGACCTGAAAGAGTTTGGAAAGCTGGTGTTTGCCTCGGGGTATAGTTCCATCCATGCATGGGAAACCGGCTCTGCTGAGCTGAGAGCCATCTATGAGATAACAGAGCATGTGCAGGGCATTTATGGATGCAGGTTCAGTGGAGCAGGCTTTAAGGGATGCTGCATGGCTCTTATAGATCCTGCTTGTAAGAAAGAGATAGAGGAGCAGGTGACCAGAGAATACCTAGAGCAGTTCCCCCAATACAAGGGCCTGTTCTCCGTCCATTTCTGTAATGCTGATGATGGTGTGAGGGTGGAGTAG
- the rfbB gene encoding dTDP-glucose 4,6-dehydratase: MSKTYLVTGGAGFIGSNFIHYLLKKHQDILIVNVDKLTYAGNLENLKSVMNDKRHVFVQADICDAQAMQKLFELYTIDYVVNFAAESHVDRSITDPDVFVRTNVMGTLNLLNIAKANWTMGDDAYREGVKFQQVSTDEVYGSLGPEGFFTETTPLDPHSPYSASKTSADLFVKAYADTYKLPVTITRCSNNYGPYQFPEKLIPLMINNCLNKQSLPVYGDGMQIRDWLYVEDHCKAIDLVLQKGRAGEVYNVGGHNEQPNIAIVRSIIAYVGEKVDPSIDESLIRHVTDRKGHDRRYGIDPSKIREELGWEPETMFAEGIGKTIDWYLGNRQWMEHVTSGSYQNYYQEMYANR; this comes from the coding sequence ATGAGCAAGACCTACCTGGTTACCGGAGGGGCCGGCTTCATCGGCTCGAACTTCATCCACTACCTGCTGAAGAAGCATCAGGACATTCTTATCGTCAACGTGGACAAGCTGACCTATGCGGGAAACCTTGAGAACCTTAAGTCGGTCATGAACGACAAGCGGCACGTATTCGTACAGGCCGACATCTGTGATGCACAGGCCATGCAGAAGCTGTTCGAACTATACACCATAGACTATGTGGTGAACTTCGCTGCAGAGAGTCATGTGGACCGCTCCATCACCGATCCGGACGTGTTCGTCAGGACGAACGTGATGGGGACGCTGAACCTGCTGAACATAGCCAAGGCCAATTGGACCATGGGTGATGACGCCTACCGCGAGGGTGTGAAGTTCCAGCAGGTCTCCACCGACGAGGTGTACGGCTCGCTGGGTCCCGAGGGCTTCTTCACCGAGACGACGCCCCTGGATCCGCACAGCCCGTATTCTGCCAGCAAGACCTCGGCCGACCTGTTCGTGAAGGCATATGCCGATACATACAAGCTTCCGGTTACCATCACCCGCTGCTCGAACAACTACGGGCCGTACCAGTTCCCCGAGAAGCTCATCCCGCTGATGATCAACAACTGCCTGAACAAGCAGAGTCTTCCGGTGTACGGGGACGGGATGCAGATCCGCGACTGGCTGTATGTTGAGGACCACTGCAAGGCCATCGACCTGGTGCTCCAGAAGGGAAGGGCAGGCGAGGTGTACAATGTGGGAGGGCATAACGAGCAGCCCAACATAGCCATCGTGAGGAGCATCATCGCCTATGTGGGAGAGAAGGTGGACCCAAGCATCGACGAGAGCCTGATAAGGCATGTGACCGACAGAAAGGGACACGACCGGCGCTACGGCATCGACCCGAGCAAGATACGCGAGGAGCTTGGGTGGGAGCCGGAGACGATGTTCGCCGAGGGCATCGGGAAGACCATAGACTGGTACCTTGGGAACCGGCAGTGGATGGAGCATGTGACAAGCGGCTCCTACCAGAATTACTACCAAGAGATGTACGCAAACCGATAG